The sequence below is a genomic window from Phaeodactylum tricornutum CCAP 1055/1 chromosome 14, whole genome shotgun sequence.
GATCGTTGGATTGGGTGCTACCTCCCGACGCCAATCCTTGAAGCTTATTCTTTCCTGTCGCAATTCCTAGACTCTGTTGCAAGTGGGGCGTAATCAACTCAGTTGTCAAACCTGAATCCACCATGAAATCGTATGGTCCTTGCCCGTTGACTCTGAGACGAAGAGCGACATATTCTCGTCCTAACGCAGCCTTGGGGAGTTTTAGACGAATCATGGGTAGATCGGCAAGAGGCTCAATTTGGGCTGCGTGTGCCTGCGAAGAAGTCCAAAGAATCCCACCTGAAAGCAGTAGATCGCGTCGAGCCATTTCTTCGAGACGCATTGTGTCAGAAAAGCTGCGGCGACCCGGAGCTCGTCGGGGCTTGAACATCACAGCTGGAGAGAACGCATCAGTCCTTGTAGTGTCTGCTCGCAGAGTGAAGGTAACAACCGAAAGCAAGCAGAGCGACGATCGTAACTTCATGATGTAGTGAAGTATCTTTGATATTCCGATAAGCTCGTTGTTACTACGTTTCTGATGTTTTCTGGTCAAGACTAGAGTGGTGTTCGCATCGCGTTCTGAAAGTGGGCCACAGTCTTCGTTCGAATTCCCGGGAGTATTCACGACGAACCCTGACACCTAACTACCAGTTACGGACCTCGGTACAAATATAGTTCgcaatggaagaaaaagttgCTCTGGCTAGCGCATTCGTCGGACTCACTGCCCAGAATATTAGATCAATTTTCATTGAATAGCTTTAACTTTGGGCTTCTATGCTGACAAGCGAACACTGCAGCCCTCTTGGCAGTAATTTGATACATGCATCGTGGCGTCAGCAAGGTCTCGACTTCATCGAGCAAACGGCAATACCAAGTAACTCAAGTAAAAGAGTTTCCATAAATGCATGTAGTAGCTGTAAACCTGTCCAGCATTCTCGGGATCCACTCCTTGTGCATCCTTGCGCACTGAGCATCCACCCAAAAAGGCAGCAACAGCCGTCAGACTCCTGGATGCTGCCAAGCCTGCAGTTGGAGCTTGGAACGCTGCCTTCCCAAAGCCTACCCCAACAGTCCAGAAGAGACCCGACAAAAGGCGCCGGGATGCCTGGAAAATgcgtccttgtccaagaCGAACCGAGAACGTGCGTACGTTTGAGTTCCTGTCTCCCGCCACATCAGGGACATCTTTCATCAGTGCAATCACAATTCCAAAGACAGCAAAAAATATGCTAGACAAATAACAACGAGGGTCGGTTGCTAGGCAATTCAGAACGGTGACTCCTGAACCTCCAAAAGCGGCAGCCTTGGCATGCGCAAAAAAACTCGCGTTGATTATAGCCCCCCGAACTGCTACAATGCAGAAGGCGGCGAGAAGTGGAAATCGCTTGAGACGAAAAGGTGGAAGGCTGTACATGGTACCCAATATCCCCGAGCCCCACAGAGCCACGTTCAATCCTTGTGTACTGAACACGGGGTTTGCTGCACCCAGCCAAAGGGagccaaaaagagcaagaaggATTGTGGCGATACCGTCCTTTTTACTGAGAATACCGGCGGCGATCGGTAGAAACGGCTTGTTGATCTTGTCGATTTCCACATCCGTAATCTGGTTCAGTCCTGTAATGTATATGTTCATCAGTAAAGCAGGAAACATGGCGTAAGCCATAGCCTGAATGTTAATCCTAGACATAGCAGCTTGTAGTGACGGAGCCGCCAAGGAATGTAGAGCGGGAATTGCGAGCGCCGAACCAATTAGAGTATGGGGGCGGGAAAACCTCCAAAGAACAATCGGAAACGGAGGGTTCTCCTTTGAAGATAGATCCGCCGCCGAGACCGTTGCCGCTTTAAGTTCTCTGTCGTTGGGCCTCTCTGAATCTTTGATTGTGCTCAAGGCCTGTAAGTAGCTTTCGCTGCGTAGCTCCGGAACCACAGAGCTTCCGATAGTCCAGGCTGTCAGTGCTCGGGGCTGCGGAAGCGCATAGCCGCTCGACAGGCCTACGGAAAGGTATGTCCACAACGCCGCAAGCAAGCTCAGCTCGAGCCTCATTTTTCTGATCACTTGCATTGATCCTGAATCAACTGAGGGCAAAAAAGCGAACGAATAAAAATAAATTACAAAGAGCCGACCGATTCAGAAGAGCTTCGTGTTTTTTACGGCACGACATAGTGGTACACGTCCAATTTTTGAGCAAATCTTACGGATCGAAATTCAGTAAGGAGAATCTGAAACACTGAAAAGAAAACTATGATATTCGTCGACCTCGTGAAAAAAAGTATTGCCCCAAGATCTACTATCCTTCCTAAAGTTTCGACCGACTTTTGCACTAACAGTAATTGTAaacattaacagtaagggAAGCCGTTCGAAATTCGAAATAGACAATGTGTATAGACACGCTATCAATATTAGACAATGCAAAACCCAAGTCTGATGCCTGTTGGAAGACTGTAATACTTCGTATCAACGAAGCTTCGATTCAAAAAACTCTCATTCGGTCGGGAGAAACGCTTTCAAAATATTACCTTAGAATGCAGGATGATAAGAGTTGGCCGAATCGACCATAGCGGCACCTAGGTCTACGATGGCTAGGTGAATGAACTTTTTGAGTAGTTTTTTTATGAATGCCATGCATTGACAGGCGAGAATATTTTTTCCTCGCATCCTAGATCAACCCTTACTTCCCGCAGCACGAACACTAAAGAGAGATATTGTCCTGAATCATCGACACAACTCGGACGGTGCATTTTTAAAAAGAGAACCGTCCAAAACGAGCGCATCAATCGTGGACGTCCTTAGGCTGACTCCACGCGTGAAGCCTTTGCGACtttggaagcagctcttGTTTCATGCTCAAGAAAGCTGGCGCGTCGAAACCACGTTGATCAAACGAGTCCAACATTCGAGTAATCAGATTAGAGAGTATTCTTGGGTGTTCGTGTTTTTTTACCTTGGATATAGTCCAAAACGCGTATAGAGAAATTCTGATAAACCATCCAAACCTCTTTCCAACGATAAAAATTGGAGAAGTGCGGCGGATCCAGTTCCAAGCAGCATCGGTGAAAGTTCGACTTCCACAAGAGTTACGCAAAACCGATAAAATGGCGTTTCTCCGTTGACGACAGCAAATAAGGAGATTGCGTTGAATTCTCCGCCATACGCCATTTTTACCCTGTGTTCATTCAAATACGATTTTCGGTTGTCCAAAAGAATGTTGGAGAGAGACGCTATACCAAACGCAGCGCTATAGGTCATCACTTGTCACAAGGCTTGTCTTTCATTAAAAGGACACTTTGATAGATCGGCCGGTAGTCCCAAGGCGTTGTTATCATCCGATGTTTCATGTTTGGTACTTTGTTAATTATGGTCTTGCAACTTCGTCGACGATACATCAGAAGATGTACAGGAAACGTTAAAGCGGGGATAGCAAGTGACAACCTTGTCATCAAAAGAGTTGGCCTTGCCACAGAAGGAGCCGTGCTTGTCTTGAGCACCCACAGCTAACAAATTCCCACCCGCTGACAATGCTTCTAGCTTCGTGGATTCGCCCACCGTGATTTCCTGATTACACCTGATGCGTGTCACGCCAAACGTTTCGTATATGGTGGACAGAGCACACATCATAGTACCTGCCCCCTTGGATAATTCATTGGCAAACTGAGACGgcaaaaacaaaatcaactAAGCCGGATTGTCGTTGGACCAACGTATTACATCAGCAGCTACGTCCGTGTACATGACAGGAGTGTTGAATACGCCGTGGCGGAGCGTCAAAGTTCCATTACTCCATAATATCGGTCGCAAATTCAACGCCCAGACACCGTTGTTGAGTTGTTGGTACACTGAACAAACCTGGTTTTTGCTAAAGAACCATGACAGACCCTTTTTTGAACGCCCTGCTTGAATATAATCGTAGCCGCATCGTGGCCCAGAACAAAAGCAGTTTCAGTAAACAAAAAAGAGGTGTCCAGGGACGGCACGTAGCAGATATGGAGCTGAAATTGAGCTTGTGTTGCTCGGTCGCCTTCTGTGGTGTTGCTAAATTTTTCCCCGGTGAGTTTCTTCTATAGCTCATGCTTCAATCGTCCTGTGGTATCCTTGCCCCATGGTTTCCGGTTATAAGCCAACACACCCCAGTACTGTGGTGACAATAGCGTATAAAAACGgatgcttgttttgttgctggtttTAGCATTTCGCTCCAGGACAAGCTGCCAGTCGACGGGAATTGTCTGTCAAAATGAGAttctgactgactgtgactggctgactgactgactgcTATGTAATGGTCAAGGCACCAAGCCGTGCGGTTCCTCTAAGAAATCTTTTGTGAACGATTACGACATGTCCGGAGCCCTATAGGATGTGTCGTTCatggactgactgtgaaaaagaTGAAAGATGATCTAACCGTATGTTTTCATAACAAAAGGCTGACGCTGATTTTGTTAGCTAACTCAAAGCTGCGCTCCACCCAAATTTTTAATGTTACATTACACCACTTTCAGTATTGGCGTGAGGTACAATTTTGTCTGTTGAAAATCTATACTGTTCTATCGGATCTCGAGGCCTTGACATAGTGCAGATGTTAGACAAGGCAACAtcatcacagtcaatgaagaaagaaaatagAATTTGTGGACTAAACCATTGGAATATCCTTTTCGTACTGGTACACGGATGCGCATCAACATTAGCTTTCACATCCCCTCACCCGGTGAATCAATTTCGTCGCGATAAATTGGAGTGCTCATCCACATTTCGGGTGATTCTGGGGGTCGCCGCAGCGGTAGGTGTCACCAGAGGATTCAAAATTGTGCAACAAGGGGATGTGGCGCTAGTGGAGCGTCTCGGAAAATACCAGTCTCGGTTGAATCCCGGTTTCCACGTTATAATTCCTTTGGTAGACCGCGTTCGTACAACCATTACGCAGCGGGAGCAAGTCTTTGATATTCCGCCCCAAGAATGCATCACTTCAGACAATGCTCCCCTTTCTGCGGATGCCGTCGTCTACTGGCGTGTAGTAGATCCAGAAAAGGCGACGTACTCCGTCGTCAATCTTGAGATTGCTATACAAAATTTAGTCCTGACCCAGATTCGATCCGAAATTGGCAAGCTTACACTCGACGAGACTTTTTCGGCCCGAGAGAAAATCAACAGTATCCTCTTGAAAGATTTGGATATTGCGACAGATCCATGGGGTGTCAAAATATCGCGCGTTGAAGTCCGGGACATTGTGCCAAATCGCGAGATTATGCAGGCAATGGAAATGCAAATGGCAGCGGAAAGGACGAAACGA
It includes:
- a CDS encoding predicted protein, translated to MKKENRICGLNHWNILFVLVHGCASTLAFTSPHPVNQFRRDKLECSSTFRVILGVAAAVGVTRGFKIVQQGDVALVERLGKYQSRLNPGFHVIIPLVDRVRTTITQREQVFDIPPQECITSDNAPLSADAVVYWRVVDPEKATYSVVNLEIAIQNLVLTQIRSEIGKLTLDETFSAREKINSILLKDLDIATDPWGVKISRVEVRDIVPNREIMQAMEMQMAAERTKRAVIIKSEGAREKTVNEARGEAESRLIDAKAAAEAVKFEAEAEASKLELEATGAARALGILGTALGSQADAAKFQIMREFIAAKRDLARSENAKVIVTSDAPSDILGKAMAFYESSQPSNE
- a CDS encoding predicted protein, giving the protein MQVIRKMRLELSLLAALWTYLSVGLSSGYALPQPRALTAWTIGSSVVPELRSESYLQALSTIKDSERPNDRELKAATVSAADLSSKENPPFPIVLWRFSRPHTLIGSALAIPALHSLAAPSLQAAMSRINIQAMAYAMFPALLMNIYITGLNQITDVEIDKINKPFLPIAAGILSKKDGIATILLALFGSLWLGAANPVFSTQGLNVALWGSGILGTMYSLPPFRLKRFPLLAAFCIVAVRGAIINASFFAHAKAAAFGGSGVTVLNCLATDPRCYLSSIFFAVFGIVIALMKDVPDVAGDRNSNVRTFSVRLGQGRIFQASRRLLSGLFWTVGVGFGKAAFQAPTAGLAASRSLTAVAAFLGGCSVRKDAQGVDPENAGQVYSYYMHLWKLFYLSYLVLPFAR